In the Paenibacillus sp. FSL H7-0357 genome, one interval contains:
- the purQ gene encoding phosphoribosylformylglycinamidine synthase subunit PurQ, with amino-acid sequence MKFAVLVFPGSNCDIDCYKAVEDSLGEPVDYVWHTATDLSAYDCILVPGGFSYGDYLRCGAISRFAPVMAEVAKAAEQGKFVLGICNGFQILTEAGLLPGALRRNMSMKFRCHDTVLKVVNNTTPFTVDYAKDEEIVIPIAHGEGNYYCDEETLASLKANNQIVFTYSDNPNGSVADIAGVSNAAGNVVGMMPHPERAANSLLGSEDGKRMFTSILKTWRDRYDAASIR; translated from the coding sequence ATGAAATTTGCTGTACTCGTCTTTCCAGGCTCCAATTGCGACATTGACTGTTATAAGGCGGTAGAAGACAGCCTTGGCGAACCCGTGGATTATGTGTGGCATACTGCGACAGACCTGTCGGCGTATGACTGCATTCTGGTACCAGGCGGCTTCTCTTATGGTGACTATCTGCGCTGCGGCGCGATTTCCCGGTTTGCTCCGGTGATGGCTGAAGTGGCCAAAGCTGCGGAGCAGGGCAAATTCGTGCTTGGCATCTGCAACGGGTTCCAGATTCTGACCGAAGCGGGACTTCTGCCGGGTGCGCTGCGCCGCAACATGTCGATGAAATTCCGCTGTCATGATACCGTGCTTAAGGTCGTTAATAACACAACCCCGTTTACTGTTGATTATGCGAAGGATGAAGAGATTGTCATTCCGATCGCGCATGGCGAAGGTAATTATTACTGTGATGAAGAGACTTTGGCGTCGCTCAAAGCAAACAATCAGATCGTATTCACATATAGCGACAATCCGAACGGCTCGGTAGCCGATATTGCAGGCGTCAGCAACGCAGCGGGCAATGTGGTTGGCATGATGCCTCACCCGGAACGTGCAGCGAACAGCCTGCTGGGCTCGGAAGACGGCAAACGGATGTTTACATCTATACTCAAAACCTGGAGGGATCGTTATGACGCAGCAAGTATCCGTTAA
- the purL gene encoding phosphoribosylformylglycinamidine synthase subunit PurL: MTQQVSVKEPTAEQIAEQKIYSQFGVSDSEYELITSFMGRKPNYTEIGVFSVMWSEHCAYKNSKPLLSRFPTSGPRVLMGPGEGAGIVDIGDNQAVVFKIESHNHPSAVEPYQGAATGVGGIIRDIFSMGARPVALLNSLRFGKLESDRVKYLFEHVVSGIAGYGNCIGIPTVGGEIMFDNSYDGNPLVNAMCVGLIDHDKIQRGVAKGVGNPVFYVGPPTGRDGIHGATFASVELSEESEAKKTAVQVGDPFMEKLVMESCLELIDSGIVLGIQDMGAAGLTCSSAEMASKAGNGLELYLDQVPQREEGMTPYEMMLSESQERMLFVVEPKDEAQAQEIFDRWGVICRKVGKVTDDGRLKLFHHGEVVGDMPVTALVDECPIYNKPSAVPAYYEENASVDTLRYAEVTDLGGALRTVLASPTVASKAWVYNQYDYMVRTSTAVRPGSDAAVVTIHGTRKGLAMTTDCNGRYVYLDPEVGGRIAVSEAARNIVCSGAKPLAITDNLNFGSPEKPEIFWQMERAVDGMAEACRVLDTPVIGGNVSLYNENASGAIYPTPVVGMVGLVEDTDHITTQAFKQEGDAILLLGVTKAELGGSEFQYAVHGLTEGRPPALDLATEQKLLDAVLGTIRGGLVRSAHDLSEGGLAAALAESCISGGIGANVELSANGLRPDVALFSESQSRIVLTAAPDRAEELKAAVAAYGVPVEIIGTVGGDRLRLALDGKTALDEAVTELKTIWEDAIPCLMK, encoded by the coding sequence ATGACGCAGCAAGTATCCGTTAAGGAGCCGACCGCAGAGCAAATCGCGGAGCAGAAAATCTACAGTCAATTCGGCGTGTCGGACAGCGAATATGAACTGATCACGTCCTTCATGGGCCGCAAGCCCAACTATACAGAAATCGGCGTATTCAGTGTAATGTGGTCCGAGCACTGTGCCTACAAAAATTCCAAGCCGCTTCTTAGCCGTTTCCCGACCAGCGGACCGCGTGTCCTGATGGGACCGGGCGAAGGCGCCGGCATTGTCGATATCGGTGACAACCAGGCGGTTGTATTCAAAATCGAAAGCCACAACCATCCGTCGGCGGTAGAACCCTATCAAGGTGCGGCTACAGGCGTGGGCGGGATTATCCGCGATATTTTCTCCATGGGTGCTAGACCGGTAGCGCTGCTTAACTCTCTGCGTTTCGGGAAGCTCGAGAGCGACCGGGTAAAATATTTGTTCGAGCATGTCGTGTCCGGTATCGCAGGTTACGGCAACTGTATCGGCATTCCGACCGTAGGCGGCGAAATCATGTTCGACAACAGCTATGACGGCAATCCGCTGGTCAATGCGATGTGTGTCGGACTGATCGACCATGATAAAATCCAGCGCGGTGTCGCCAAAGGTGTAGGCAATCCCGTATTCTACGTGGGTCCACCTACAGGGCGTGATGGTATTCACGGGGCGACGTTTGCCTCCGTGGAGCTGAGCGAGGAGTCGGAAGCCAAGAAGACAGCAGTGCAGGTTGGGGATCCGTTTATGGAGAAGCTGGTGATGGAATCCTGCCTGGAGCTGATCGACAGCGGCATCGTGCTTGGCATTCAGGATATGGGCGCGGCAGGCCTGACCTGCTCCAGCGCAGAAATGGCCAGCAAAGCGGGCAATGGCCTGGAGCTGTATCTGGATCAGGTACCGCAGCGTGAAGAAGGCATGACCCCTTACGAGATGATGCTGTCGGAATCACAGGAACGGATGCTGTTTGTGGTGGAGCCTAAGGATGAGGCGCAGGCACAGGAGATTTTTGACCGCTGGGGCGTCATTTGCCGCAAAGTGGGCAAGGTAACCGATGACGGCCGCCTGAAGCTGTTCCATCACGGTGAGGTTGTCGGCGATATGCCGGTAACGGCTCTTGTAGATGAGTGTCCAATCTACAACAAACCGTCCGCAGTTCCTGCTTATTATGAAGAGAATGCATCGGTCGATACTCTGCGTTATGCCGAGGTTACCGATCTGGGCGGCGCGCTGCGCACGGTACTCGCTTCCCCTACGGTAGCAAGCAAAGCATGGGTATACAACCAATATGACTATATGGTTCGCACCAGCACAGCGGTTCGTCCCGGTTCCGATGCTGCAGTGGTTACGATCCACGGCACACGCAAAGGCCTGGCAATGACTACGGACTGCAATGGCCGTTATGTTTATCTTGACCCTGAAGTCGGTGGCCGGATTGCAGTCAGCGAAGCGGCGCGCAACATTGTCTGCTCCGGAGCTAAACCGCTGGCGATTACAGATAACCTGAACTTTGGCAGTCCCGAGAAGCCGGAGATTTTCTGGCAGATGGAACGTGCGGTAGACGGCATGGCTGAAGCCTGCCGTGTGCTCGATACGCCGGTTATCGGCGGAAATGTCAGCCTGTACAACGAAAATGCCTCCGGAGCGATCTATCCGACACCGGTTGTCGGTATGGTGGGTCTCGTGGAAGATACCGATCACATTACCACTCAAGCCTTCAAGCAAGAGGGCGACGCCATTCTACTGCTTGGGGTGACTAAGGCTGAGCTTGGCGGCAGTGAGTTCCAATATGCTGTACATGGCCTGACGGAAGGCCGTCCGCCGGCACTGGATTTGGCTACTGAACAAAAGCTGCTGGATGCTGTGCTTGGCACGATCCGCGGCGGTCTGGTCCGCTCCGCGCATGACCTTTCCGAAGGCGGCCTTGCGGCTGCACTGGCAGAGAGCTGCATCAGCGGCGGTATTGGTGCTAACGTAGAGCTGTCCGCGAACGGGCTGCGGCCCGATGTGGCCTTGTTCAGCGAGAGCCAATCCCGTATCGTACTGACCGCTGCTCCTGATCGTGCGGAAGAGCTGAAAGCAGCAGTTGCCGCTTACGGCGTGCCGGTGGAAATCATCGGAACCGTTGGCGGGGACAGACTGCGCCTGGCTCTAGACGGCAAGACTGCACTGGATGAAGCTGTAACGGAATTAAAAACCATTTGGGAGGATGCTATTCCATGTCTTATGAAATAA
- the purF gene encoding amidophosphoribosyltransferase, with the protein MSYEIKTGKEQAAPILWTGDFYNEGTGSGDIFDTLKEECGVFGVFGHPEAASMSYYGLHALQHRGEESAGICVANGRDFNYHRGMGLVKEVFDKDKIASLVGDMSIGHVRYSTSGDSRLTNAQPLVFKYRDGDLAIATNGNIVNEPLIRKQLEQGGSIFQTTSDTEVLAHLIARSQKDFVEATKDALQQLVGGFAFLLMTNDKLIVASDPHGLRPLVMGQLGEAYVFASESCALEVIGAKLVRDIEPGELLVLDKDGFREDRFAEPKRKALCAMEYIYFARPDSDLNGSNLHSARKRMGSRMALEAFVDADIVTGVPDSSISAAIGFAEQTGIPYELGLIKNKYTGRTFIQPSQELREQGVKMKLSAVRRVVEGQRVVMIDDSIVRGTTSRRIVNLLREAGALEVHVRITSPPFKNPCFYGIDTPDRRELIASYKSIQEMCEEINADSLAFLSPEGLIQSIGGYNSDDYKGGLCLSCFDNDYPTQVDFGGEEKDGCSC; encoded by the coding sequence ATGTCTTATGAAATAAAGACCGGGAAAGAGCAGGCGGCTCCAATCCTGTGGACCGGCGATTTTTACAACGAAGGAACGGGCTCGGGAGATATTTTTGACACTTTAAAAGAAGAATGCGGCGTATTCGGGGTCTTCGGACACCCGGAAGCCGCCTCCATGTCTTATTATGGACTGCATGCGCTGCAGCACCGGGGAGAGGAAAGCGCGGGCATCTGCGTGGCAAACGGACGCGACTTCAACTATCACCGCGGCATGGGCCTCGTCAAGGAAGTATTCGATAAGGATAAAATTGCTTCACTGGTTGGTGACATGTCCATCGGCCATGTGCGTTATTCCACCAGCGGCGACAGCCGGCTGACCAATGCGCAGCCGCTTGTCTTCAAATACCGTGACGGCGATCTGGCCATTGCCACCAACGGCAATATTGTCAACGAACCGCTGATCCGCAAGCAGCTGGAGCAAGGCGGCTCTATTTTCCAGACTACAAGCGACACCGAGGTACTGGCACATCTGATCGCACGTTCGCAGAAGGATTTTGTCGAAGCCACGAAAGATGCCCTGCAGCAGCTGGTCGGCGGTTTCGCCTTCCTGCTGATGACCAACGATAAGCTGATCGTCGCATCTGATCCGCACGGACTTCGTCCGCTCGTCATGGGCCAGCTCGGTGAAGCCTATGTCTTCGCTTCAGAGTCCTGTGCGCTTGAAGTTATCGGTGCCAAGCTGGTGCGTGATATTGAGCCGGGTGAATTGCTCGTGCTTGATAAGGACGGCTTCCGGGAAGACCGCTTCGCTGAGCCGAAGCGCAAGGCGCTTTGTGCCATGGAATATATCTATTTTGCCCGGCCGGACAGCGATCTGAACGGCTCGAACCTGCACTCCGCCCGCAAGCGGATGGGCAGCCGGATGGCGCTTGAAGCTTTTGTGGATGCGGACATTGTAACCGGCGTACCGGATTCCAGTATCTCCGCAGCCATCGGCTTTGCCGAGCAAACAGGTATCCCTTATGAGCTGGGACTGATCAAGAACAAATACACTGGCCGGACGTTCATCCAGCCGAGCCAGGAGCTTCGTGAGCAAGGTGTGAAGATGAAGCTGAGCGCCGTGCGCCGCGTCGTTGAAGGCCAGCGCGTCGTCATGATCGACGATTCCATCGTGCGCGGCACCACCTCGCGCCGGATCGTGAACCTGCTGCGTGAGGCCGGAGCGCTTGAAGTGCATGTGCGGATTACCTCGCCGCCATTCAAGAACCCATGCTTCTACGGCATTGATACACCTGATCGGCGTGAACTCATCGCCTCCTACAAGAGTATTCAGGAAATGTGCGAGGAGATCAACGCCGATTCCCTGGCCTTCCTTTCACCGGAAGGGCTGATCCAATCCATCGGCGGTTATAATAGCGATGATTACAAAGGCGGTTTATGCCTTTCCTGCTTCGACAACGATTACCCGACGCAGGTGGATTTCGGCGGGGAAGAAAAAGACGGCTGTTCCTGTTAA
- the purM gene encoding phosphoribosylformylglycinamidine cyclo-ligase: protein MSEAYKNAGVDIAAGNEAVERMKKHVKRTYRPEVMTELGGFGALFGLNKDKYEEPVLVSGTDGVGTKLKIAFAADRHDTIGIDAVAMCVNDIVVQGAEPLFFLDYLACDKVVPEKIEAIVAGIAEGCHQAGCALIGGETAEMPGMYSAGEYDIAGFTVGVADKAKLVTGANIAPGDTVIGLASSGVHSNGFSLVRKLLLEEDGYALNDVVPELGAPLVDVLLAPTKIYVKPLLALLEQLPVKGMAHITGGGFIENIPRVLPDHVNVEINYGSWPILPIFGLLQSKGNVSNRDMFTTFNMGVGLVLVVSAEDGEKALELLKAGGEEAYLIGTVTEGERKVTFTGAEV, encoded by the coding sequence GTGTCGGAAGCTTATAAAAACGCCGGAGTGGATATTGCGGCTGGCAATGAAGCCGTTGAACGCATGAAGAAGCATGTAAAGCGCACGTACCGTCCGGAGGTTATGACGGAGCTGGGAGGATTCGGCGCGCTGTTTGGTCTCAATAAGGACAAGTATGAAGAACCGGTGCTCGTATCGGGAACCGACGGCGTGGGCACAAAGCTCAAAATCGCTTTCGCGGCCGACCGCCACGACACGATTGGCATCGATGCCGTAGCCATGTGTGTGAATGATATTGTAGTACAAGGCGCAGAGCCGCTGTTCTTCCTCGATTATCTAGCCTGCGACAAGGTTGTGCCGGAGAAGATCGAGGCTATTGTTGCCGGCATCGCGGAAGGCTGCCACCAGGCAGGCTGCGCGCTCATCGGCGGCGAAACGGCTGAGATGCCGGGGATGTACTCGGCGGGCGAATATGATATCGCCGGCTTCACAGTTGGCGTAGCCGACAAAGCGAAGCTGGTTACGGGCGCGAACATCGCACCGGGAGATACGGTGATCGGTCTCGCGTCCAGCGGTGTGCACAGCAACGGCTTCTCGCTGGTACGCAAGCTTCTGCTTGAGGAAGACGGCTATGCGCTGAACGATGTGGTCCCTGAGCTTGGAGCTCCATTGGTGGATGTGCTGCTGGCTCCGACGAAGATTTATGTGAAGCCGCTGCTCGCGCTGCTGGAACAGCTGCCGGTTAAAGGCATGGCGCATATTACCGGAGGCGGGTTCATCGAGAACATTCCGCGCGTACTGCCGGATCATGTGAATGTGGAGATTAATTATGGCTCCTGGCCGATTCTGCCGATTTTCGGCTTGCTGCAGAGCAAAGGCAATGTAAGCAACCGCGATATGTTCACTACCTTCAACATGGGCGTGGGCCTGGTGCTGGTAGTGTCTGCAGAAGACGGAGAAAAAGCGCTGGAACTGCTGAAAGCAGGCGGGGAAGAGGCTTATCTGATCGGCACAGTAACGGAAGGGGAACGCAAGGTTACCTTTACGGGAGCTGAAGTGTGA
- the purN gene encoding phosphoribosylglycinamide formyltransferase translates to MQYSRIAVFASGQGSNFAALVQAQNAGKLGRGRIELLVSDRPEALVAQRAEEAGIPALLLRPKDFASRELYEAEIVAELQRRDIGLVVLAGYMRLITPVLLTPYAGRIINIHPSLLPAFAGKDAIGQALDYGVKLTGVTVHFVDGGMDTGPVIAQRGVAVEAEDTAETLAGRIHQVEYELYPEVVSAFAAGKIGLDGRKATISE, encoded by the coding sequence ATGCAGTACAGCCGGATCGCTGTGTTTGCCTCCGGGCAGGGCAGCAATTTTGCTGCGCTGGTTCAGGCTCAGAACGCAGGGAAGCTTGGCAGAGGCCGCATTGAGCTGCTGGTATCTGACAGGCCGGAAGCGCTAGTGGCACAGCGTGCGGAGGAAGCGGGGATTCCTGCCCTCCTGCTGCGGCCGAAGGACTTCGCAAGCCGGGAGCTGTATGAAGCGGAGATTGTAGCTGAGCTCCAGCGCCGGGATATCGGGCTTGTCGTACTGGCGGGATATATGCGGCTGATTACTCCGGTGCTGCTTACGCCTTACGCCGGGCGCATCATCAACATTCATCCTTCTCTGCTGCCAGCCTTTGCCGGCAAGGATGCCATCGGCCAGGCATTAGACTACGGTGTGAAGCTGACGGGGGTTACGGTGCATTTTGTCGATGGGGGTATGGATACCGGACCGGTTATTGCCCAGCGCGGCGTTGCCGTAGAGGCCGAAGATACAGCGGAAACCCTTGCCGGACGAATTCATCAGGTAGAGTATGAGCTTTACCCTGAGGTAGTATCTGCTTTTGCCGCCGGGAAAATTGGACTGGACGGAAGAAAAGCCACAATTTCCGAATAG
- the purH gene encoding bifunctional phosphoribosylaminoimidazolecarboxamide formyltransferase/IMP cyclohydrolase, protein MSIKRALVSVSDKQGIVDFCRELSTLGVEIISTGGTSTLLAKEGVPVIGISDVTGFPEIMDGRVKTLHPAVHSGLLAVRDNEEHTRQMTELGLDYIDLVVVNLYPFAETIAKPDVSYEEAIENIDIGGPTMLRSAAKNHAFVSVVVDAADYAGVLDEVRAGGDTTLETRKRLAAKVFRHTAAYDALIADYLANVTGEPLPERYTVTYEKIQDLRYGENPHQKAAFYRKPLAAQDTLTAAEQLHGKELSYNNINDANAALQIVKEFEEPAVVAVKHMNPCGVGVGASVYEAYQKAYNADPTSIFGGIVAANRIIDADTANLLKDIFLEIVLAPGFTDEALEILTKKKNIRLLKIGSLSTASARKSSFVVTSIEGGMVVQESDVHSVNPEELQVVTSRKPTEEELKQLLFGWKVVKHVKSNAIVLAADDMTVGVGAGQMNRVGAAKIAIEQAGEKSKGAVLASDAFFPMGDTLEMAAKAGITAVIQPGGSIKDEESIKVANEYGIAMVFTGVRHFKH, encoded by the coding sequence GTGAGTATCAAAAGAGCGCTGGTCAGCGTATCGGATAAACAGGGCATCGTGGATTTTTGCCGCGAGTTGTCTACATTGGGCGTAGAAATCATCTCCACAGGCGGCACTAGCACACTTTTGGCTAAAGAAGGTGTACCAGTCATCGGTATTTCCGATGTCACAGGGTTCCCGGAAATTATGGACGGACGCGTCAAAACGCTGCATCCCGCCGTACACAGCGGACTGCTGGCAGTTCGTGACAACGAGGAGCACACGCGTCAGATGACCGAGCTTGGGCTGGACTACATCGATCTGGTCGTGGTGAACCTGTATCCGTTCGCGGAGACGATCGCCAAGCCGGATGTATCGTACGAGGAAGCTATCGAGAACATCGATATCGGCGGACCGACGATGCTGCGTTCGGCGGCGAAAAACCATGCTTTTGTCAGTGTGGTGGTGGATGCGGCCGATTATGCAGGTGTGCTTGATGAGGTACGTGCAGGCGGAGATACGACCCTTGAGACCCGCAAACGTCTTGCGGCAAAAGTGTTCCGCCATACGGCGGCTTACGATGCCCTGATTGCCGATTATTTGGCTAATGTGACCGGTGAACCGCTGCCGGAGCGCTATACGGTGACTTACGAGAAGATTCAGGATCTGCGTTACGGAGAGAACCCGCATCAGAAGGCGGCGTTCTACCGCAAGCCGCTCGCTGCGCAGGATACGCTGACGGCTGCCGAGCAGCTGCACGGCAAAGAGCTGTCTTACAACAACATTAACGATGCCAATGCGGCGCTGCAAATCGTCAAAGAATTCGAAGAGCCGGCGGTTGTGGCCGTTAAGCATATGAATCCATGCGGCGTGGGCGTGGGCGCAAGTGTATACGAGGCTTACCAAAAAGCCTACAATGCTGATCCAACCTCTATTTTCGGCGGGATTGTGGCTGCGAACCGTATTATTGATGCGGATACCGCTAACCTGCTGAAGGATATTTTCCTGGAAATCGTACTGGCACCGGGCTTCACAGATGAAGCGCTGGAGATCCTTACGAAGAAGAAGAACATCCGCCTGCTCAAAATCGGCAGCTTAAGCACGGCCTCTGCACGCAAGAGCAGCTTTGTCGTTACCTCCATTGAGGGCGGTATGGTAGTGCAGGAGAGCGATGTGCACTCCGTGAACCCGGAAGAGCTTCAAGTGGTCACAAGCCGCAAGCCAACCGAAGAAGAGCTCAAGCAGCTGCTGTTCGGCTGGAAAGTAGTTAAGCATGTGAAGTCCAATGCGATTGTACTGGCGGCGGATGATATGACCGTTGGTGTAGGCGCCGGACAAATGAACCGTGTCGGAGCGGCCAAAATTGCCATTGAACAGGCCGGAGAGAAGTCCAAAGGCGCTGTACTGGCTTCCGATGCCTTTTTCCCGATGGGCGACACGCTGGAAATGGCTGCGAAGGCTGGAATTACCGCAGTTATTCAACCGGGCGGCTCGATCAAGGATGAGGAATCCATCAAGGTTGCAAATGAATATGGAATTGCCATGGTCTTCACCGGCGTCCGCCATTTCAAACACTAG
- the purD gene encoding phosphoribosylamine--glycine ligase, whose translation MDILVVGGGGREHAIIWSLSQSPKAGKIYCAPGNAGIAQLAECVPIGVFEFDRLTAFAKEREVGLVVIGPDDPLAAGIVDAFEAQNIPVFGPRKNAAEIEGSKTFMKDLLHKYSIPTAAYEKFSGYEAALAYLRAQELPIVIKADGLAAGKGVTVAYSREEAEQALRDIMVDKVFGEAGAQVVIEEFLAGQEMSILAFVDGETVRPMAAAQDHKPIFDGDKGPNTGGMGTYSPLPHIAEDIIREAVETIIEPTAKAMVAEGRPFSGVLFAGLMISPDGKPKTIEFNARFGDPETQVVLPRLKSDLLEIFLAVTEGRLADIEIQWSDEAAVCVVLASEGYPGPYPKDVPISGLESSQDALIFHAGTARGEDGSWVTNGGRVLGVVGRGASIADARAAAYASAETISFQGKQNRSDIAMKALI comes from the coding sequence ATGGATATTTTAGTGGTTGGCGGCGGGGGCCGGGAGCATGCGATCATCTGGAGTCTGTCTCAAAGCCCAAAAGCCGGTAAAATCTACTGTGCACCCGGCAATGCCGGGATCGCGCAGCTTGCTGAATGTGTGCCGATTGGCGTGTTCGAATTCGACAGGCTGACTGCCTTTGCCAAGGAACGTGAGGTTGGTCTTGTAGTCATTGGACCGGATGATCCGCTCGCGGCAGGTATCGTTGATGCCTTTGAAGCGCAGAATATTCCTGTATTTGGGCCGCGCAAGAATGCAGCTGAAATCGAAGGCAGCAAAACGTTTATGAAGGATCTGCTGCACAAATACAGCATCCCGACAGCAGCCTACGAGAAGTTCAGCGGTTATGAAGCAGCGCTTGCTTATTTGCGCGCACAGGAGCTGCCGATCGTCATCAAGGCCGACGGCCTGGCTGCCGGCAAAGGCGTTACCGTAGCTTATTCGCGTGAAGAAGCCGAGCAGGCGCTGCGTGATATTATGGTGGACAAGGTATTCGGAGAAGCCGGTGCGCAGGTAGTCATCGAAGAATTCCTCGCGGGGCAGGAAATGTCGATTCTTGCGTTTGTTGACGGTGAAACGGTGCGGCCAATGGCGGCGGCGCAGGATCACAAGCCGATATTCGACGGCGACAAAGGACCGAACACCGGCGGAATGGGCACGTATTCGCCTCTGCCGCACATCGCTGAGGATATTATCCGCGAGGCGGTGGAGACGATCATCGAGCCAACAGCCAAAGCCATGGTGGCCGAAGGCCGCCCTTTTAGCGGCGTACTGTTTGCCGGGCTGATGATTTCACCGGATGGCAAGCCGAAGACGATTGAGTTCAATGCCCGCTTCGGCGATCCCGAGACGCAGGTCGTACTGCCTAGGCTGAAGAGTGATCTGCTGGAGATTTTTCTAGCTGTCACTGAGGGCAGGCTGGCGGATATTGAGATTCAGTGGAGCGATGAAGCGGCTGTATGCGTAGTGCTGGCTTCAGAGGGTTATCCGGGTCCTTATCCTAAAGACGTGCCTATCTCCGGTCTGGAGAGCAGCCAGGACGCACTGATCTTCCATGCCGGGACGGCACGCGGTGAAGATGGAAGCTGGGTTACGAATGGCGGACGGGTGCTTGGTGTTGTCGGCAGGGGCGCGAGTATTGCGGATGCCCGTGCGGCCGCATACGCCAGTGCAGAAACCATATCTTTCCAGGGAAAGCAGAACCGCAGTGACATCGCCATGAAGGCGCTCATCTGA
- a CDS encoding SEC-C metal-binding domain-containing protein: MSKVGRNDLCPCGSGKKYKRCCLGKETSAVESILRLVTTEEAAAHEAVVTEPVMSPEALEPVLRPESKLTLTKLKKMVTRELKWEHPAHEQLAMQLIESMRNQYERELIFEALVLWNGFSRQTKPAVKKMGSFCAAIEYLLSEEYGFMISQAELATKYEVTAATISRKVKEMLNYVEEYGMGGESDELLVLNGPGTPKEKAQALLYQAAEATSTKRRIQLAEAALELYPDNSDAYLILAEESENEQEARAYLKAGIAAGERELGELYFNQNKGYFWGLHETRPYIRVCKSYAESCWFSGNAEEAAQMLERIMELNPEDNTGARYLLAAAYLYTNRLNDAERVLKKYGKDDAAAAFAYDRIVLEYKKNGITSQLKMLYRVARGVNKHVPDYLLGVKRLPHNLPDFVGLGDSNEAIEYVIMHSRLWASMPDLLKWMLKQ; encoded by the coding sequence TTGAGTAAGGTTGGAAGAAATGACTTGTGCCCATGTGGAAGCGGGAAAAAATATAAAAGATGCTGCCTTGGTAAAGAAACCTCAGCGGTTGAATCCATACTGCGGCTCGTAACAACGGAGGAGGCAGCAGCCCATGAGGCTGTAGTAACTGAACCTGTCATGAGCCCTGAGGCGTTGGAACCTGTCCTTCGTCCAGAGAGCAAGCTTACCCTGACCAAGCTGAAAAAGATGGTAACACGCGAGCTAAAATGGGAGCATCCGGCCCACGAGCAGCTGGCGATGCAGCTTATCGAAAGCATGAGAAACCAGTATGAGCGGGAGCTGATTTTTGAAGCATTAGTGCTTTGGAACGGCTTCTCCCGCCAGACTAAACCTGCTGTGAAGAAAATGGGCTCCTTCTGTGCCGCGATCGAGTATTTGCTGTCCGAGGAGTACGGCTTTATGATTTCGCAGGCTGAACTTGCAACCAAATATGAGGTTACTGCGGCTACGATTTCCCGCAAGGTTAAGGAAATGCTTAACTACGTGGAGGAATACGGCATGGGCGGCGAGTCTGACGAGCTGCTAGTGCTGAACGGTCCGGGTACTCCTAAGGAGAAAGCACAGGCCCTTCTGTATCAGGCAGCGGAAGCCACTTCTACCAAACGGCGGATTCAACTGGCTGAAGCTGCACTTGAATTATATCCGGACAATTCCGACGCTTATCTTATTCTGGCTGAGGAATCGGAGAATGAGCAGGAGGCGCGTGCCTACCTCAAAGCGGGAATTGCTGCGGGTGAGCGTGAGCTGGGGGAGCTGTATTTTAACCAAAATAAAGGATACTTCTGGGGCCTGCATGAAACCCGGCCATACATCCGTGTCTGCAAGAGCTATGCCGAGTCTTGCTGGTTCAGTGGCAACGCGGAAGAAGCGGCGCAGATGCTGGAACGCATCATGGAGCTTAATCCGGAAGACAATACCGGTGCGCGTTATTTGCTGGCGGCTGCGTACTTGTACACCAACCGGTTGAATGATGCAGAACGTGTGCTGAAGAAATATGGCAAGGATGATGCCGCGGCTGCGTTTGCCTATGACCGGATTGTCCTTGAATACAAGAAGAACGGAATCACTTCCCAGCTCAAGATGCTGTACCGTGTGGCGCGTGGCGTGAACAAGCATGTGCCGGATTATTTACTGGGCGTGAAGCGGCTGCCGCATAACCTGCCGGATTTTGTAGGCTTGGGAGATTCTAATGAAGCGATTGAATATGTCATCATGCACTCCCGTTTATGGGCAAGCATGCCGGACCTGCTCAAGTGGATGCTGAAGCAATAG
- a CDS encoding aspartyl-phosphate phosphatase Spo0E family protein produces the protein MKQRIEQARYKLNKLENQYTLGHPAVLHQSMVLDELINEYNRSSGTRTAMKSFHSNNEPVNEELWPTHSLRLRYV, from the coding sequence TTGAAACAACGCATTGAACAAGCCCGGTATAAGCTGAATAAGTTGGAAAATCAATATACTCTGGGCCATCCCGCCGTGCTCCATCAATCGATGGTGCTCGACGAACTTATAAATGAATACAACAGGAGTTCTGGCACGCGTACAGCCATGAAATCGTTCCATAGCAACAATGAACCTGTAAACGAGGAGCTTTGGCCTACCCACTCCCTGCGTCTCCGGTATGTCTGA